In Oncorhynchus kisutch isolate 150728-3 linkage group LG7, Okis_V2, whole genome shotgun sequence, one DNA window encodes the following:
- the LOC109893863 gene encoding glycoprotein hormones alpha chain 2-like, translating into MCLLKSTGVSLILSILLFIADSYPSSDKTNMGCEECTLKPNTIFPNIMQCTGCCFSRAYPTPLRSKQTMLVPKNNTSEATCCVAKEGERVTTKDGSPVTNHTVSLQHLLLP; encoded by the exons ATGTGCTTGTTGAAATCAACTGGAGTATCCCTCATCCTGTCCATACTTCTATTCATCGCAGACTCTTACCCAAGCAGCGACAAGACAAACA TGGGTTGTGAGGAATGCACACTGAAACCGAACACAATATTCCCCAACATCATgcagtgtacaggttgctgcttCTCCAGAGCTTATCCAACCCCACTACGGTCAAAGCAAACCATGCTGGTCCCCAAAAACAACACCTCTGAAGCCACATGCTGCGTTGCAAAAGAAGGGGAAAGG GTCACCACCAAGGATGGCTCACCGGTGACGAATCACACAGTGTCACTGCAGCACCTGTTATTACCATAA